In a genomic window of Bordetella petrii:
- the murU gene encoding N-acetylmuramate alpha-1-phosphate uridylyltransferase MurU: protein MRAMILAAGRGERMRPLTDHTPKPLLPAGGKPLIVWHIERLAAAGIRDIVINHAWLGEQLPSALGDGSRYGVRIAYSAESTALETAGGIAQALPLLGPQPFLAINGDIWCDWHPAQAAGLARNLDAARADAWLLLVDNPEHHPQGDFTLSGDGQVGTGTAGRLTFAGIGVYRPALFDGLAAGTPAPLAPLLREAMARSAVLGAHHAGAWTDVGTPQRLAALDARLAAARPG from the coding sequence ATGCGCGCCATGATCCTGGCCGCCGGGCGCGGCGAGCGCATGCGGCCCCTGACCGACCATACCCCCAAGCCGCTGCTGCCGGCCGGCGGCAAGCCCCTGATCGTGTGGCATATCGAGCGCCTGGCCGCGGCCGGCATTCGCGACATCGTCATCAACCACGCCTGGCTGGGCGAGCAACTGCCCTCGGCGCTGGGCGACGGCAGCCGCTACGGCGTGCGCATCGCCTATTCGGCCGAGTCCACCGCGCTCGAAACCGCCGGCGGCATTGCCCAGGCCCTGCCGCTGCTGGGTCCGCAGCCGTTCCTGGCCATCAACGGCGACATCTGGTGCGACTGGCACCCGGCCCAGGCGGCCGGCCTGGCGCGCAACCTGGACGCCGCCCGCGCCGATGCCTGGCTGCTGCTGGTGGACAACCCGGAACACCATCCGCAAGGCGACTTCACCTTGTCTGGCGATGGCCAAGTCGGCACCGGCACGGCCGGCCGCCTGACCTTCGCCGGCATCGGCGTGTACCGGCCGGCCCTGTTCGATGGCCTGGCGGCCGGCACGCCAGCGCCCCTGGCGCCTTTGCTGCGCGAGGCCATGGCCCGCAGCGCGGTGCTCGGCGCGCATCACGCCGGCGCCTGGACCGACGTGGGCACGCCGCAGCGCCTGGCCGCGCTGGATGCCCGGCTGGCCGCCGCGCGGCCCGGCTGA
- a CDS encoding tripartite tricarboxylate transporter TctB family protein — MSALPQRRPWWLGLAVIAIGAVWLQQGYALPKSGGYAGVGPGDFVMLVGAALIVLGLALLAQIARGDTFEPQEAESAEAGARPSRKALLFAAAGAAIPLLTMRPLGFPLTAMLAFALVTHAFGSRRVLLDCAIGLALGTICWLGFTRLGVTLGGALPLAGW, encoded by the coding sequence ATGTCCGCATTACCGCAGCGCCGCCCCTGGTGGCTGGGGCTGGCCGTGATCGCCATCGGGGCGGTCTGGCTGCAGCAGGGATACGCGCTGCCCAAATCGGGCGGCTATGCCGGCGTGGGGCCCGGCGACTTCGTCATGCTGGTGGGGGCCGCGCTGATCGTACTGGGCCTGGCCCTGCTCGCGCAGATCGCGCGCGGCGATACCTTCGAGCCGCAAGAGGCCGAAAGCGCCGAAGCCGGCGCGCGCCCCTCGCGCAAGGCCTTGCTGTTCGCGGCGGCGGGGGCGGCCATTCCGCTGCTGACCATGCGGCCGCTGGGCTTTCCGCTGACGGCGATGCTGGCTTTCGCGCTGGTCACGCATGCATTCGGGTCGCGCCGCGTGCTGCTGGACTGCGCCATTGGGCTGGCGCTGGGCACGATCTGCTGGCTGGGGTTCACGCGCCTGGGCGTGACGCTGGGCGGCGCGCTGCCGCTGGCGGGGTGGTGA
- a CDS encoding 4a-hydroxytetrahydrobiopterin dehydratase — MSEPSPPRLGAQAVLPGLPGWQAHAGRDAIQKTFQFKDFNAAFGFMARVAMQAEKLDHHPEWFNVYNRVDVVLATHSAGGVTELDARMARFMNETAASMGAAG, encoded by the coding sequence ATGAGCGAGCCATCGCCGCCGCGCCTGGGCGCGCAGGCCGTGCTGCCGGGCCTGCCCGGCTGGCAGGCGCACGCCGGGCGCGATGCCATCCAGAAGACATTCCAGTTCAAGGACTTCAATGCCGCTTTCGGCTTCATGGCGCGCGTGGCCATGCAGGCCGAAAAGCTCGACCACCATCCCGAATGGTTCAATGTGTACAACCGCGTCGATGTGGTGCTGGCCACGCATTCGGCCGGCGGCGTCACCGAGCTCGACGCGCGGATGGCGCGGTTCATGAACGAAACGGCCGCGTCCATGGGCGCGGCCGGTTAG
- a CDS encoding tripartite tricarboxylate transporter substrate binding protein — protein sequence MLRIKQVLVSLVVAALPLAAGAAPAKVMAPGGPGGGYDAAARVPLQVMQEAGIFTDGYQVTNKGGAGGTIGLAEFINTSKNDDNAIMSMGSILVGGIILNKSPVTLDSITPLVRLTDDADVLAVPVNSPIKNVADVVDALRKNPGALAIGGGSVGGVDHVAAGLIAKSAGVAPSKLNYIPYPSGAELVPLLVSGQLKLALSGLSEFKPYADQKRLRIIAVTSEQRLPGVDAPTLKESGVDVVIGNWRGIIGAPGMSKQGRDMWLDRYQKLHASPQWKKTLADHGWSDAYLAGDAFAKFLDDEKVRQEQVLKDLGLVK from the coding sequence ATGCTACGCATCAAACAGGTTCTGGTTTCATTGGTCGTTGCCGCGCTGCCGTTGGCGGCCGGCGCCGCCCCGGCCAAGGTCATGGCCCCCGGCGGCCCCGGCGGCGGCTACGATGCCGCCGCGCGTGTGCCGTTGCAGGTCATGCAGGAAGCCGGCATCTTCACTGATGGCTACCAGGTCACCAACAAGGGCGGAGCGGGTGGCACCATCGGGCTGGCCGAATTCATCAATACCAGCAAGAACGACGACAACGCCATCATGTCGATGGGGTCGATTCTGGTGGGTGGCATCATCCTGAACAAGTCGCCGGTCACGCTCGATTCGATCACGCCGCTGGTGCGCCTGACCGACGATGCCGACGTGCTCGCGGTGCCGGTGAACTCGCCCATCAAGAACGTGGCCGACGTGGTCGACGCACTGCGCAAGAACCCGGGCGCGCTGGCCATCGGCGGCGGCTCGGTCGGTGGCGTCGACCACGTGGCCGCCGGGCTCATCGCCAAGTCGGCCGGCGTGGCGCCCAGCAAGCTCAACTACATTCCCTATCCCAGCGGCGCAGAGCTGGTGCCGCTGCTGGTCAGCGGGCAGTTGAAGCTGGCGCTGTCGGGTCTGTCGGAATTCAAGCCTTATGCCGACCAGAAACGCCTGCGCATCATTGCCGTCACGTCCGAACAGCGGCTGCCTGGGGTGGACGCGCCCACGCTGAAAGAGTCGGGTGTGGACGTGGTCATCGGCAACTGGCGCGGCATTATCGGCGCGCCTGGCATGAGCAAGCAGGGGCGCGACATGTGGCTGGATCGCTACCAGAAGCTGCATGCCTCGCCGCAATGGAAAAAAACGCTGGCCGACCACGGCTGGTCGGATGCCTACCTGGCCGGCGATGCGTTCGCTAAGTTCCTGGACGACGAAAAAGTCCGGCAGGAACAGGTATTGAAGGACCTGGGCCTGGTCAAGTAA
- a CDS encoding MFS transporter produces MTPAPASNFRTRWAAVAIVVGCGVVAAMQVGKAAIAGPMLQSDLGLNLDALGWLTGIFAVLGVAGGIPAGVVIGSVGGRRALVGGLLATAVGAAVGAASPVYGWLLASRVIEGAGFLFITVAGPAVLQRQDMVRADRRDLAFALWSCFMPAGMAIAMLVGPLLGGWRSLWWACCGLVVAAAVAVLATVPGDGPRAPLGWRAARRDAARVARARNPLLLAAVFACYSLMFIAVFSFLPELLMERMQASWRTAGLLSALACAVNILGNLAAGHLLARGVARPLVLCTASVAMGAAALGIFLPLLPDAGVFLLCVVFSAVGGLIPATLLSSAPLAAPAAALTPIVVGLVMQGNNLGQIVGPIAMGGAIDAYGWHAAAWVVAAAALLAAASAAALPGAPIRAPAK; encoded by the coding sequence ATGACGCCTGCGCCAGCCTCCAATTTCCGTACCCGTTGGGCCGCCGTGGCCATAGTGGTCGGCTGCGGCGTCGTGGCCGCCATGCAGGTCGGCAAGGCTGCCATCGCCGGGCCGATGCTGCAGTCCGACCTGGGCCTGAACCTGGATGCGCTGGGCTGGCTGACCGGCATTTTCGCCGTGCTGGGCGTGGCGGGCGGCATCCCCGCCGGCGTCGTCATCGGCAGCGTGGGCGGGCGGCGCGCGCTGGTCGGCGGCCTGCTGGCCACGGCTGTCGGCGCCGCCGTGGGAGCCGCCAGTCCGGTCTATGGCTGGCTACTGGCATCCCGCGTCATCGAGGGCGCGGGCTTCCTGTTCATTACCGTGGCCGGGCCCGCGGTGCTGCAGCGGCAAGACATGGTGCGCGCAGACCGCCGCGACCTGGCGTTCGCACTATGGAGCTGCTTCATGCCGGCCGGCATGGCCATCGCCATGCTGGTTGGCCCATTGCTGGGCGGCTGGCGCTCGCTGTGGTGGGCCTGCTGCGGGCTGGTCGTGGCGGCCGCCGTGGCCGTGCTGGCCACCGTGCCCGGCGACGGCCCTCGCGCGCCGCTGGGCTGGCGCGCCGCGCGCCGCGATGCCGCCCGCGTGGCGCGAGCGCGCAATCCCTTGCTGCTGGCCGCCGTCTTTGCCTGCTACAGCTTGATGTTCATTGCCGTGTTCAGCTTCCTGCCCGAACTGCTGATGGAACGCATGCAAGCCTCCTGGCGGACGGCTGGCCTGCTCAGCGCGCTGGCCTGCGCCGTCAACATCCTGGGCAACCTGGCCGCCGGACATCTGCTGGCGCGCGGCGTGGCGCGGCCGCTGGTGCTGTGCACGGCCAGCGTCGCCATGGGCGCGGCTGCGCTTGGCATCTTCCTGCCGCTGCTGCCCGACGCGGGCGTGTTTCTGCTGTGCGTGGTGTTCTCGGCGGTAGGCGGACTGATCCCCGCCACCTTGTTGTCGAGCGCGCCGCTGGCGGCCCCCGCCGCCGCCCTGACCCCGATCGTGGTGGGCCTGGTGATGCAAGGCAACAACCTGGGCCAGATCGTCGGCCCGATAGCGATGGGGGGAGCCATCGACGCCTACGGCTGGCATGCCGCCGCCTGGGTCGTGGCGGCAGCGGCGCTACTTGCCGCAGCCTCTGCCGCCGCGTTGCCCGGGGCGCCGATCCGCGCGCCGGCCAAATGA
- a CDS encoding Lrp/AsnC family transcriptional regulator, translating into MDDLDQRLLGLLRANARESVATLAKRLNVSRGTINNRIARLEAENVIVGYTVQLRPDAQPVHISAWMSIAIDGNETRRVISMLLGEPGVAALHDTNGRWDLLAELRAQSIAEMSEVLERVRLIKGIAATETSLHLKSYKAG; encoded by the coding sequence ATGGACGATCTCGATCAACGCTTGCTGGGGCTGTTGCGGGCCAACGCGCGCGAGTCCGTGGCCACGTTGGCCAAGCGCCTGAATGTGTCGCGCGGCACGATCAACAACCGCATCGCTCGCCTGGAAGCCGAGAACGTCATTGTGGGCTATACCGTGCAGTTGCGTCCCGACGCGCAGCCCGTGCACATATCAGCCTGGATGAGCATTGCCATCGACGGCAACGAAACGCGGCGTGTCATCAGTATGCTGCTGGGCGAGCCGGGCGTGGCGGCCCTGCACGACACCAACGGCCGCTGGGATCTGCTGGCCGAACTGCGCGCGCAAAGCATTGCCGAAATGTCGGAAGTCCTGGAGCGGGTGCGGCTGATCAAAGGCATCGCGGCTACTGAAACCAGCCTGCACCTCAAAAGCTACAAGGCCGGGTGA
- a CDS encoding aminoglycoside phosphotransferase family protein — MSTHHDPRLDQVHAWLGTLPASLELAPETLRPASSDASFRRYFRLNAGARTLIVMDAPPPHEDVGPFLHVGGLLAQAGLNVPQVLAQDPAQGLLLLSDLGRDTYYQRIQAGLPDAQLQSLYRDALAALVRMQQARTDGLPAYDQARLAAELELFPEWYVARHHGVQLDDQTAAALRQVFNLLSAANGAQAPVLVHRDFHSPNLMVCDDPAFGPNPGILDFQDALAGPVTYDLASLVTDARTTWEEPQQLDWAARYWEMARAAGLPVDSDFAAFHQAYEWMSLQRNLRILGVFARLHHRDNKPAYLAHMPRVNGYVRQVAQRYGVFKPLLRLLDKLDNREVRAGYTF, encoded by the coding sequence TTGAGCACCCACCACGACCCGCGCCTGGACCAGGTACATGCCTGGCTGGGCACCCTGCCCGCCAGCCTCGAACTGGCGCCCGAAACCCTGCGGCCCGCGTCCAGCGACGCCAGCTTCCGCCGCTATTTCCGCCTGAACGCCGGGGCCCGCACCCTGATCGTCATGGACGCCCCGCCGCCCCATGAAGACGTCGGCCCGTTCCTGCATGTGGGCGGCCTGCTGGCCCAGGCCGGCCTGAACGTGCCCCAGGTGCTGGCGCAAGACCCGGCCCAGGGCCTGCTGCTGCTGTCCGACCTGGGGCGCGACACCTACTACCAGCGCATCCAGGCCGGCCTGCCCGACGCGCAGCTGCAGTCGCTGTACCGCGACGCGCTGGCGGCTCTGGTGCGCATGCAGCAGGCCCGCACCGACGGCCTGCCCGCCTACGACCAGGCGCGCCTGGCCGCGGAACTCGAACTGTTCCCCGAGTGGTATGTGGCGCGCCACCATGGCGTGCAGCTCGACGACCAGACCGCCGCCGCGCTGCGGCAAGTTTTCAACCTGTTGTCGGCGGCCAACGGCGCGCAGGCCCCGGTGCTGGTGCACCGCGACTTCCATTCGCCCAACCTGATGGTGTGCGACGACCCCGCCTTCGGCCCCAACCCCGGCATCCTCGACTTCCAGGATGCGCTGGCCGGCCCGGTCACGTACGACCTGGCTTCGCTGGTCACCGATGCGCGCACCACCTGGGAAGAGCCCCAACAGCTCGACTGGGCCGCGCGCTACTGGGAAATGGCGCGCGCCGCCGGCCTGCCGGTCGACAGCGATTTCGCGGCCTTCCACCAGGCCTACGAATGGATGAGCCTGCAGCGCAACCTGCGCATCCTGGGCGTGTTCGCGCGCCTGCATCACCGCGACAACAAGCCCGCGTACCTGGCGCACATGCCGCGCGTCAACGGCTACGTGCGGCAGGTGGCGCAGCGCTACGGCGTGTTCAAGCCCCTGCTGCGCCTGCTCGACAAACTCGACAACCGCGAAGTGCGGGCCGGGTACACCTTCTGA
- a CDS encoding LysR family transcriptional regulator, producing the protein MLDALTLDQIRTFVAVAEQGSFRAGAARLRRVQSGVSASIANLEAQLGIALFDRAGHRPALTPQGRALLVNARDILLRVDAMRARARGFGEGVELELALVVDTLFPLHQIGAALAELQAAYPSVAIRLDIEPLGGPLQALLEQRCTLAIMAGENFRDPRIAFEALSEVNQVAVVAVGHPLAARAQGEHIGAAELADHVQIVLADPTPHSSGRDFGVMSPRTYRVGNQDAKHALILAGVGWGRLPEWQVRRDLDEARLVRVRTPVLGRNSAAVSEIYLAHRLDAPLGPAARSLAAILGRLCAR; encoded by the coding sequence ATGCTCGACGCACTGACGCTGGACCAGATTCGCACCTTCGTGGCGGTGGCCGAGCAGGGCAGCTTCCGGGCAGGGGCCGCCCGGCTGCGGCGCGTGCAGTCCGGCGTCAGCGCCAGCATCGCCAACCTGGAAGCCCAGCTGGGCATTGCCCTGTTCGACCGCGCGGGCCATCGCCCGGCGCTCACGCCGCAAGGGCGTGCGTTGCTGGTCAATGCCCGCGACATCCTGCTGCGCGTCGACGCCATGCGCGCCCGTGCGCGCGGCTTTGGCGAAGGGGTCGAACTCGAGCTGGCGCTGGTGGTCGACACCTTGTTCCCGCTGCACCAGATCGGCGCGGCGTTGGCCGAGCTGCAGGCCGCCTACCCCTCGGTGGCGATCCGGCTGGATATCGAGCCCTTGGGCGGGCCGTTGCAGGCGTTGCTCGAACAACGCTGCACCCTGGCCATCATGGCCGGAGAGAATTTCCGCGATCCGCGCATCGCCTTCGAGGCCTTGTCCGAAGTGAACCAGGTGGCGGTCGTGGCGGTCGGTCATCCGCTTGCCGCGCGCGCCCAAGGCGAGCACATCGGCGCCGCCGAACTGGCCGACCATGTGCAGATCGTGCTGGCCGATCCCACGCCGCACTCCAGCGGCCGCGATTTCGGCGTGATGTCGCCGCGCACGTATCGGGTTGGCAATCAAGACGCCAAGCATGCATTGATTCTGGCGGGCGTGGGCTGGGGCCGCCTGCCCGAATGGCAAGTGCGGCGCGACTTGGACGAGGCGCGCCTGGTGCGGGTGCGCACCCCGGTGTTGGGGCGCAACAGCGCCGCGGTGTCGGAAATCTATCTGGCCCATCGGCTGGACGCGCCGCTGGGGCCGGCCGCGCGTAGTCTGGCCGCCATCCTGGGACGCTTGTGCGCGCGTTGA
- a CDS encoding OmpA family protein, whose product MQARRTLPRIAAVAAATLLAAGCATPQQTNTAVGAGAGAAAGAGIGALIGHGKGAAIGAGIGAVAGGLIGYNWSGVKKDVQQSGASSLGIDVVEMPDGSLKVNIPSNVSFDTDKAVLKPALLPVLDSVARALNQHPELRAKVVGHTDSTGSAAHNQTLSENRARSVTDYLGKQGVAPARMTIEGRAARDPIGDNATAEGRAANRRVEVYLYAVKQ is encoded by the coding sequence ATGCAAGCAAGAAGAACACTCCCCCGTATCGCCGCCGTCGCGGCCGCCACGTTGCTGGCGGCCGGCTGCGCGACCCCGCAGCAAACCAACACCGCGGTCGGGGCTGGCGCCGGCGCCGCGGCCGGCGCGGGCATTGGCGCCCTGATCGGCCACGGCAAAGGCGCGGCCATTGGCGCCGGCATCGGCGCGGTGGCAGGCGGCCTGATCGGCTACAACTGGTCGGGCGTGAAAAAAGACGTGCAGCAGTCGGGCGCCAGCTCGCTCGGCATCGACGTGGTCGAAATGCCCGACGGCAGCCTGAAGGTGAACATTCCCAGCAATGTGTCGTTCGACACCGACAAGGCCGTGCTCAAACCCGCCCTGTTGCCCGTGCTCGATAGCGTGGCGCGCGCGCTCAACCAGCATCCCGAACTGCGCGCCAAGGTGGTGGGCCACACCGATAGCACCGGCAGCGCCGCTCATAACCAGACTTTGTCGGAAAACCGCGCGCGCAGCGTCACCGACTACCTGGGCAAACAGGGCGTGGCGCCGGCCCGCATGACGATCGAGGGCCGCGCGGCGCGCGACCCCATCGGCGACAACGCCACCGCCGAAGGGCGCGCCGCCAACCGGCGCGTGGAAGTCTATCTGTACGCGGTCAAGCAGTAG
- a CDS encoding DUF6776 family protein, with protein sequence MGMFGRSQRAVFKPSVYQPGKRTRRMPRWLVLLLVGIGLGAGGVLFLQANYGPPRLTAEQSEQLQSELNTANLDRQRLRTQLAEAVAQRDANQATRDQASADLEQARARIQALNQEFKIFQDAIPPDPRGTDIGVRSGSFSRDPGKLNYQVLLMRESSDGPAFKGTLNLAVTGVYRNGRSGTIELDPIDVSLGRYQVAQGAAEVPENFTPRSVRIQVLDPSGRQQAMRIYYVRN encoded by the coding sequence ATGGGGATGTTCGGACGCTCGCAACGGGCCGTTTTCAAGCCTTCGGTCTACCAACCTGGCAAACGCACGCGGCGCATGCCGCGCTGGCTGGTGCTGCTGCTGGTGGGCATCGGCCTGGGCGCCGGCGGCGTGCTGTTCCTGCAGGCCAACTACGGCCCGCCACGCCTGACCGCCGAACAATCGGAGCAATTGCAGTCCGAACTCAACACCGCCAACCTCGACCGCCAGCGCTTGCGTACTCAGCTGGCCGAAGCCGTGGCGCAGCGCGACGCCAACCAGGCCACCCGCGACCAGGCGTCGGCCGATCTGGAGCAGGCCCGCGCCCGCATCCAGGCGCTGAACCAGGAATTCAAGATCTTCCAGGACGCCATTCCGCCCGACCCGCGCGGCACCGACATCGGCGTGCGCTCGGGCTCGTTCAGCCGCGATCCCGGCAAGCTCAACTACCAGGTGTTGCTGATGCGCGAAAGCAGCGACGGCCCGGCCTTCAAGGGCACGCTCAATCTGGCGGTAACGGGCGTCTACCGCAATGGCCGTTCGGGCACCATCGAACTCGATCCCATCGACGTCAGCCTGGGCCGCTACCAGGTCGCGCAGGGCGCGGCCGAAGTGCCTGAAAACTTCACGCCGCGATCGGTACGCATCCAGGTGCTTGATCCGTCCGGGCGCCAGCAGGCCATGCGCATTTACTACGTGCGCAACTGA
- a CDS encoding tripartite tricarboxylate transporter permease, protein MDAFHSLMAGFGVALQPAHLMWAFVGALLGTAIGVLPGIGPALTIALLLPVTVKVAPTAAFIMFAGVLYGAMYGGSTTSILLNTPGESGSMMTALEGNKMARAGRGAAALATAAIGSFVAGTLATLALTFLAPAIAELAFVFGPADYFALMLLAFTSVSVVLGTSRVRGFIALFLGLAMGVVGIDGPSGQARLAFGSPDLLDGIDITVVLVSLFAVGEILYVASRYRSAPPAVNPLAGGHWMTRDDWRRSWKPWLRGTLLGFPIGALPAGGSEVPTFLSYTIERRLSRHRDEFGRGAIEGVAGPEAANNSAAAGILVPLLTLGLPTSATAAVLLAAFQSYGLQPGPFLFINSADLVWGLIASLYVGNLMLLVLNLPLVGLWVRLLLIPRPYLYAGILVFAMVGIWGVGTSWMDLLLMFSIGLMGYVMRVYDFPIAPVLIGLILGPSAETQLRRALSIGEGNPAVLLSSPLSVTLIVLALAVLFLPGLLRKLRASA, encoded by the coding sequence ATGGACGCCTTTCATTCCCTGATGGCCGGCTTCGGCGTGGCGCTGCAGCCGGCTCACTTGATGTGGGCTTTCGTGGGGGCGCTGCTGGGCACCGCCATCGGCGTGCTGCCGGGCATCGGGCCGGCGCTGACCATCGCGCTGCTGCTGCCGGTGACCGTAAAGGTGGCGCCCACGGCGGCCTTCATCATGTTCGCGGGGGTGCTGTACGGCGCGATGTATGGCGGGTCTACCACGTCCATCCTGCTGAACACTCCTGGCGAAAGCGGCTCGATGATGACGGCGCTCGAAGGCAACAAAATGGCGCGAGCCGGGCGCGGCGCGGCCGCGCTGGCCACGGCCGCCATCGGGTCGTTCGTGGCGGGCACACTGGCCACCCTGGCGCTGACCTTCCTGGCGCCGGCCATCGCCGAACTGGCCTTCGTGTTCGGGCCGGCCGATTATTTTGCCCTGATGCTGCTGGCGTTCACGTCGGTGTCGGTGGTGCTGGGCACTTCGCGCGTGCGCGGCTTCATCGCGCTGTTCCTGGGGCTGGCAATGGGCGTGGTCGGCATCGACGGCCCGTCGGGCCAGGCGCGCCTGGCGTTCGGTTCGCCCGACCTGCTCGACGGCATCGACATTACGGTGGTACTGGTGTCGCTGTTCGCGGTGGGCGAGATTCTGTACGTGGCCAGCCGCTACCGCAGCGCACCGCCCGCGGTGAACCCGCTGGCGGGCGGACACTGGATGACGCGGGACGACTGGCGGCGCTCGTGGAAGCCCTGGCTGCGTGGCACCTTGCTGGGCTTTCCCATAGGCGCGCTGCCGGCTGGCGGCTCCGAGGTGCCCACTTTCCTGTCGTACACAATCGAACGCCGGCTCAGCCGCCATCGCGACGAGTTCGGCCGTGGCGCCATCGAGGGCGTGGCCGGGCCCGAGGCGGCCAACAATTCGGCGGCCGCCGGCATCCTGGTGCCGTTGCTGACGCTCGGCCTGCCCACTTCAGCCACCGCCGCCGTGCTGCTGGCGGCGTTCCAGAGCTACGGGCTGCAGCCTGGGCCGTTTCTGTTCATCAACAGCGCCGACCTGGTGTGGGGCCTGATCGCCTCGCTGTACGTGGGCAACCTGATGTTGCTGGTTCTTAATTTGCCGCTGGTCGGCCTGTGGGTGCGGCTGCTGCTGATTCCACGGCCGTACCTGTATGCGGGCATCCTGGTGTTCGCCATGGTGGGCATCTGGGGCGTAGGCACGTCGTGGATGGATTTGCTGCTGATGTTCAGCATCGGCCTGATGGGCTACGTGATGCGCGTATACGACTTTCCCATCGCGCCGGTGCTGATCGGCCTGATCCTGGGGCCGTCGGCCGAAACACAGTTGCGCCGGGCGCTGTCCATCGGCGAAGGCAATCCGGCCGTGCTGCTGTCGTCGCCGCTGTCGGTGACGCTGATTGTGCTGGCGCTGGCGGTGCTGTTCCTGCCGGGCCTGCTGCGCAAGCTGCGCGCCAGCGCTTAG